In Mixophyes fleayi isolate aMixFle1 chromosome 11, aMixFle1.hap1, whole genome shotgun sequence, one DNA window encodes the following:
- the LOC142107443 gene encoding lipolysis-stimulated lipoprotein receptor-like, with product MVMIIADLGSWPLALLCLLLALSGSSTGMEVTVKNPFNVVILFQPITLRCSYQTSATQAPIVTWKYKSFCRSRIADASNSTGQDTHINNQLRQADRGYNPYVECQDSARTVRLVATKQGNSVTLGDFYQGRQITITNDADLAFKHTAMGDSGIYYCAVFSAQDLSGNNEAYAELLVLA from the exons ATGGTGATGATCATTGCGGACCTGGGCTCATGGCCCCTCGCCCTCCTGTGCCTGCTGCTCGCCCTCTCAG GGAGCAGCACTGGAATGGAGGTGACGGTGAAAAATCCTTTCAATGTGGTGATTTTATTCCAGCCAATCACGTTGCGGTGCAGTTACCAGACCAGCGCTACCCAGGCGCCCATTGTCACATGGAAGTACAAATCCTTCTGCCGGAGTCGAATCGCAGATGCTTCTAACTCAACCGGCCAGGACACCCATATCAACAATCAGCTGCGGCAAGCAGACCGCGGCTACAACCCCTACGTGGAGTGCCAGGACAGCGCTAGGACCGTGCGCCTCGTGGCCACAAAGCAGGGCAACTCTGTCACGCTGGGAGATTTTTATCAGGGGCGCCAAATTACCATAACCAACG ATGCAGATCTCGCCTTCAAACACACTGCGATGGGCGATAGCGGCATTTACTACTGCGCTGTGTTCTCAGCGCAGGATCTATCTGGGAATAATGAGGCTTACGCTGAATTACTGGTACTGG cTTGA